AGCTGTCCTACGGGTACTCGAGGCAAACGACAATGACCAATCTCAAATCTGGCCGCTGGCTGCTCGTGGTGGTTGCAATCATCGGAATCGCAGTTGCACTCCCGGCGGTCAGCGCCCACGGCAACGAAACGACCGCTGACGACGCACCGACGAACAACGCAACCGCTGAGGAGTGGGCCACGTGGATGGACGGCCACATGACCGAGCACATGGGCTCCGGTGCTGTCGAGTGGATGGAGTCACACATGGGAGTGACCGTCAATGAGATGGCCCAGGACATGGCTGACGGTGACTACCACGATGGGACGGCTGCCCACGACGCTAACGGCGGAATGGGTGGGCACGGCCACTGCTGATGGACCTATAGTGTCGAAGCAACGAAGCACTTCACACACGCGAAATCAATGACTCACTAGACCGATGTCATATACTATTACGACAACGATCGATGCACAGTTCGACGATGTTGTCGCCGCAGTGAACACCGCACTCCAGGACGAAGGATTTGGGGTCCTCAGTGATATCGACGTCCAAACGACCCTGAACCAGAAACTCGACGTCGACGTCGATCGATATCGCATTCTCGGAGCGTGTAACCCGTCACTCGCCCACGATGGACTCGCTGAAGACCCAGAACTAGGGGCCCTGCTCCCGTGTAATGTCATCGTCTACGAGACAGATGGCGGTGACGTCGTCGTCAGCGCCGTCGACCCCGAACAACTGGTTGGCATCGCGGAGAACCCAGATCTCGACGAGATCGCGGGTGACGTCCACGACCGATTCGAACGCGTCATCGCAACGGTCTCGGTCGAGTTTGGAACGACCGTGGAGAGTGAATAGCGATGTCGTCATCGAATCAACTCGACACCACGACCATCGTGCTCCTCATCCTCGGGGCGATCTTCGTTTTGCCGATGCTCACGATGGGGGCCGGACTCGGTGGGATGATGGGCCACGGCGGGATGATGGGTGGGTACGGAACCACCAGCGGGTGGGGCTCCCTCGTCGGTATGCTCGTCCAACTGGCGTTCCTTCTCGTTGTACTCGGTGGGGGGTACCTCCTCTTCCGTCGGATGACGGAATCACAGTCGTCCCGAGATCCCGCGATGGAGGAGCTACGCGCAGCGTACGCCCGTGGTGATCTCACCGACGACGAGTTCGAGGAGCGCCGGACCAGGCTCGAGCGGTCGGAGTGAACGGCCCGACCACCGACTCCGGGGGATGCCATCGGATCCCCGAGTTCGCTGATTCCGATCGACGGGAGTCACTCAATATCTTGATAGGACCGAACGAATGCCAGTCGTAACACGGTCAGGAGCACGTAGGTCTCGTATTTCTGATTGCGGCAGTGCTCGCAGGGCTGCATGTCCGCGACGATCTCGTCGATCTCGTCGTCGAACTGCCCGGTCAGCGTCGCGAGCGCGTCGGCGACCTGGGGCTCGATCGCGTCGATCATGTCCGCGACAGCGGGATCGGCCGAGTCCGGCAGTGAGTACGAGAGGACGATGGTGTTCGCACCGTAGTACTTCGTCGTCCCACCGCGACCCTCCTCAAAGCGGACCACGTCCACGAGTCCGGCGTCGCGCAATTCGTTGATATGGTGACGTACCGTGTTTTCCGTCCGGTCGATCCCGCGATCGGCTAGGCGCTCGTGCACGTCGCCCGCCGTCAACGCTTCCTCGCCAAGGATATCGAGGATCATCGCCCGCATCGGCTCGTCGATCGCGTCCGAAACACGAGTATCACGGACGGCGATGTCGGTGAGTTGATGGCCGTTTTTGCTGCTCATAGCGTAACCGACACACGGTGCTGTGAAAAGTCCGGCGTGGCCGTCCGTCTGTTCGGACGCCCAGTCACCAGTGCCGACCGAAGCCCTAGACGACCCGTTTGACCGTCTGCATCACCGATACCACTATTCAAACATATCATCTAAAAAATACTTATGGCAATGTGGGTGCTACGTTGAATTGCAATGAGCGAGACAACGCAACTCCGCGTCCTGGACTTCGACTGTCCATCCTGTGCGAGTACCGTCGAACGCGCGCTATCGAACCAACAGGGCGTCGAAACCGTCGAGGTCCACTACACGACCGGTCGCGTCGAGATCGAGTACGACGATTCGGTCGCTGACCCCGCCACGTTCGATCAGACCATCGAAAACCAGGGCTACACGCCCCAGCCCGCCTGAGGAGGCTTACCATGGATACTCAAACGATCAACCAATACTATCGCAAACACCGCAAGGCGATCATCGTCGTGGTGAGCGGCCTGCTGTACGCCGGCGGCTGGAGTATCGGATACGTCGCGGACCTGAATACGCTGAGTGCCGCGACCCTGATCCTGGCGGCGATCGTTGGCGGGTACGACATCGCGAAAACGGCCTACCACGAGGTCAAAAGCCGTACCTTGGGCATCAAGACGCTCGTGACTCTGGCCGCCGTCGGCGCGATCGCTATCGGATCCTACTGGGAGGCCGCCGCCGTGGTCTTCCTGTTCGCGCTGGGGAGCTACCTCGAAGGGCGGACGATGCGCAAGACGCGCAACGCCCTCGAGGAGCTGCTGGAGATGACGCCCGACACAGCCACCGTACGCCGCGACGGCGAGCAGAAAGAAGTGCCCGCCCGAGAGGTCGAAACGGGGGAGATCGTGATCGTGAAACCCGGCGAGAAGATCCCCGTCGACGGCGACGTCGTCGAGGGGGAAAGCGCCGTCAACCAGGCGCCCGTCACCGGCGAGAGTGCGCCCGTCCACAAGGCCGACGGCGACGAGGTCTACGCCGGGACGATCAACCAGGAGGGCGCCCTGGAGGTCGAGACGACCGGTTCCGGGACGGATACGACGCTCCAACGGATCATCCGCCGCGTCGAGGAGGCTCAGGAGGCCCAATCGCCGACCGAGAGCATCATCGACCGCTTCGCCAAGTACTACACGCCGGGCGTGATCGCGCTCTCGATCGGTACCTACGCCGTCACGCAGAACGCGATCCTCTCGCTGACGCTGCTGGTGATCGGCTGCCCCGGTGCCTTGGTGATCGGCCCGCCAGTCAGCATCGTCTCCGCGATCGGCAACGCCGCGCGCAACGGCGTGCTGATGAAAGGTGGCGAGCACCTCGAACGGGCCGGCAAGATCGACCTCGTCGCCTTCGACAAGACCGGCACGCTGACGAAAGGCGAGACGACCGTGGCGGACGTCGAAGGCTTCGGCGTCACCGACGACGAGGCGCTCGAACTCGCTGCGATCGCCGAGAAGAAGAGCGAACACCACCTCGCCGACGCCATCGTCGCGGCGGCGCAGGACCGTTCGACGACGGCGACCGACGGCGGAGTCGCTGTCTCGGTCGACCAGCGCGAGTCGTCGGTCTCGGCCGGCTCGATCGCCGATCCCGACGACTTCGAGGTCGTCGCCGGCAAGGGCGTCATCGCCCACCACGGGAGCCGCGAGATCGTCGTCGGCAACCGAAAACTGCTCGACGAGCGCGGCATCGATGTTCCCGACGAGGTCGCCGAATACGTCCGTGAGCGGGAAGAGCGGGGCGAGACTGTCGTCCACGTCGTGCGGGCGGTCGGAGCGACCGACGGGAGCGAGACCGCCGACCGCGCGAGCGGCGAGCGAGAGCGAGCCGAGAGCGCCGACGGGACCGTCGTCGGCGCCATCGCCATGCGCGACGAACTCCGCGAAGCGGCGCCGGGCGTGATCGACCAGTTGCAGGACGCGGGGATCGAGACGGTAATGTTGACCGGTGACAACGAACGCGTCGCCGCCGCGGTCGCCGACGAGGTCGGCATCGATGATTACCGTGCGGAACTCCTCCCCGAAGACAAGCAGACGGTCATCGAGGAGTACCGCGACGAGGGCCACGTCGTGGCGATGGTCGGCGACGGCATCAACGACGCCCCCTCGCTGGCGACCGCCGACGTCGGGATCGCGATGGGCGCGGCTGGCACGGACACCGCCATCGAGACCGCCGACATGGCGCTGATGGCCGACGATCTAGAGCGGATTCCCTACGCGGTGACGCTGAGCAAAGCGACGCGCTGGAACATCTACGAGAACGTCGGCCTCGCGGTGCTGACCGTGACGGTCCTGCTCGCGGGCGTGCTGACAAGTTACGTCACGCTCGCCCTGGGTATGCTCGTCCACGAGGCCAGCGTCCTCGCCGTGATCGGCAACGGGATGCGACTGCTGCGGCACTGACGAACAGCCATATCACCACTTGTGACTCCACACATTCACCAATGACTCCGAACTCGACCACGACCGAATCACACAGCACCGAGACGAACTGGGCCGTCGAATACGACGTCGAACCGATCCGCATTCGCGACCCCGTCGCCGAAGCGCTGGGCGTCCTCGAACCGGGCGACCCGTTCGTGATCACCTATCGCGACGTCGTCCAGGAAGCGGGCCACTCCTGTCCGACCGCCTCCGGAGCCTACCGGATCACGCAACTCGGTCTCGACGCGCTCTATCCTGATGACCTGCCCGTCCGAAGCGATATCGAAGTCCTCGCTCCCGGACCACGAGACGACGCCACCTACGGCGTGATGAGCCGGATCATCTCGTACGTTACGGGCGCGACGGAAGCGGACGGCTTTGGCGGCCTCGGCGACGGCGTCGGCGACCGGCGCAACCTGCTGGTCTTCGACGCCTTCGATCCAGAGACGGCCGATCCAACGTTCCGATTTCGGCGGACAGACACGGGCGAAACCGTCGAGGTCACCTACCACGTCAGCGAAGTGCCGGATGGCGGCCCGGCCATGGGGAACCTGCGGCGGATCCTCGACGGATCGGCGAGTGAGGACCAGCGGGCAGCATTCGCGGAGGCCTGGCACGGCCGCGTACAACAGGTCCTCACCGACGACTCGCTGTTTGCAGTTCGGACCGTCGACGACTGAGGCTCACGAAAACACCGCCCGCCCGCTCAGATTTCAGTAAACGTGCCTCCCGCGTCGCCGTCAGTAAACTTCCGTACGACGAACGGCTCGGTTTTCTCGCCGCCCATTCCGGGCGATCCGGCGGGCATCCCAGGGAGTGCAATCCCGTCGATCGAGGGTGATTCATCGAGGAGCGTGGCGATGGCTGGCGCAGGAACGTGCCCCTCGACGACGTAGTCCCCGACGATGGTCGTGTGACAACTCTCCAGCGCTTCGGGGACGCCGCGCTCGCGTTTGACTGTAGTAATGTCGTCGGGAACGGTATCGGTCACGCTCCCCGAGACGTTGTCCCGGAGATACGAGGCGTACTGCTCACAACAGCTGCAACTGGGTGAGTTGTACTGCTGCGCCTCACTCACCGAGAGCGGTTCGTCGAGAGACATCTCACCGGTGTTGCCACCGCTCGGTGACCCCAGACAACCGGTTGTCCCCACCGTCAGCACCGCACCGCTCGTCGCAAGAAATCGACGCCGCGTCAGCTGTGGTGTCATCACGTCCGCGTTGCCAGTGGCCCATATAAGATGTCCCGCCGATCCTCACAGATTGAGAACAAGAACCCAAAGAAAGCGTGTGTCTCAACCCCGGTTCTCGAAAGGGCAATCGACATAAAGCGGCAAATAGTACATGGAGTTATGTATCGATCCGACAGAGGCCGACGGATGGCCTCTCGGGCGAGTGGCCGGCCGACGCTCGGTCGGTGGTCCCGCGCCAGACAGCGTGATCGGCAGTCCGGGTATTCTCCTGCACTCGTTTCGCGTCGGCGGCCCTGTTGTCGCTGTTGTTGACTCGTCTCTTCGCCGTTCGGAAAGTATCGCGGAGCGACTGCGCAGTCACACAACCCATACATGACAACACACGAAACATCGAAAGCATCGGTCCTCGAAGCGATCGGCCAGACGCCCCTGATCGAACTCGACGCATCGCCAGACGCGGTGCCGGTCTACACCAAGGTGGAGACGTTCAACCCTGGCGGCAGCGTCAAGGATCGCATCGGCAAGCACATTTTCGAGACGTTGCTCGATCGCGGCGAGATCGATCCCGGCGGGACGATCGTCGAACCGACTGCCGGCAACACGGGGATCGGCATGGCGATCGCCGCGACCAGGCTGGACCTCGATGCCGTCTTCGTCGTCCCGGAGGGGTTCAGCGTGGAGAAGGAACGGCTGATGGCGGCACTCGGTGCCGAGATCGTGCACATCTCCAGTGACGGCGGGATGGCAGCGGCTGCCGATCGGGCCCACGAGATCGCTGCGGAACGGGAAAACGCCGTCGTCCCCCAGCAGTTCGCGACGCCACTGAACGTCGACGCACACTACGAGACGACCGGTCCGGAGATACTCGACGCCCTCGACGGCGAAGTCGGCGCTATCGTCGTCGGTGTCGGTTCAGGTGGGACGCTAACGGGGATCACCCGCGCGGTCCGTGAGAGAGTACCCGACGTACGGGTCGTCGCCGTCGAACCCGAAGGCTCGACGTTCGGCTCTCTGCTCGGTGCCGAGCGGGAGGAAGGTCCCTACAAGATCGAGGGGATCGGCACGCACGACCCGGACGTGACCGACCTGCTCGACCCCGACGAAATCGACGAGTTTCTGAGGGTCGGCGACCGGGACGCTCACGCCGAAGTGCAGCGACTCGCACGAGAGGAAGGGCACCTCGTCGGGTCGAGTTCGGGCGCTGCCAGCGTGGCGGCCCGGAACGTCGCCGAGGAGATCGCAACGGGCGAACGCGACGCGCCGTACGATACCGTCGTGACGGTGTTCCCCGACGGGGGCGAACGCTACCTTTCGAAGAACATCTATGGCTCCTTTGAGGAGTGGGAAGGCAAAGCATGACCGACGACGAGTTCGAGCGGGTGAACGAAGACGGGGCATCCGTCGACGACTTCGCGACGCGAGCGATCCACGCCGGGTGGGACCCCGACCCGGAGACGGGGGCGATCATGCCGCCGGTCTACGCCTCCTCGACGTTCGCCCAGGACGCCCCGGGCGAGGATCGCGGCTATGAGTACTCCCGGACGGGCAACCCCACGCGGACGGCACTGGAGGACAATCTGGCGAGCCTCGAAGGCGGCGAGTACGGCCGAGCGTTCGCCAGCGGAATGGCCGCGATCAACACCGTCCTGAACCTGCTCGAGTCCGGCGATCACGTCGTGGTCGGCCGGGACGTCTACGGCGGCACCCACCGGCTGTTCACGCAGGTGTACGAGGACTACGACCTCGAGTTCTCGTTCGTCGACGCGACCGATCTCAAAGCAGTCGAAGCGGCCATGACGTCGGCGACGGAACTGGTCTGGATCGAGACGCCGACGAACCCGCTCATGCAGATCGTCGACATCGAGGCGGTGGCGGACGTGGCACACGACGGCGACGCGCTACTTGCGGTCGACAACACGTTCGCGACGCCGTATCTCCAGCGCCCGCTGGCACACGGCGCCGACATCGTCGCTCACTCGCTGACGAAATACCTCGGCGGTCACTCGGACGTGGTCGGCGGCGCGCTCGTCACCGACGACCCCGACCTCGACGAGCGACTCGGGTTCTCCCAGAACAGCGTCGGCGCGACGCCCGATCCGTTCGCGTGTTTCCTCGTCCTCCGGGGGACGAAAACGCTGCCTGTCCGGATGGATCGCCACAGCGAGAACGCTCGACGGCTGGCAGCCTGGTTGGACGACCATCCGGCCGTCGAAGGCGTCCACTATCCCGGTCTCGATTCCCATCCCGGCCACGACATCGCCGCCGCGCAGATGGACGACTTCGGGGGCATGCTCAGCGTCGAGTTCGACGCCACCCTGGAGGCGGTCCGAACGGTCGTTTCGGAGACCGAGGTGTTCACGCTGGCCGAGAGTCTCGGCGGCGTCGAGAGTCTGATCGAACACCCGGCGACGATGACCCACGCGGCCGTCCCGGCTGCAGAGCGTCGCGAAACGGGGATTACTGACGGCCTCGTTCGCCTCAGCGTCGGCCTGGAAGGGATAGACGACCTCCGGACTGACTTACAGCGGGCGATCGAAGCCGGCATCGGAGGATGAGGTCATCCTCTAGAACAAGCCCGAAATGAAACCAATCCCCATGATCCCGAGGACAGCAGCCGAGAACAGCGGGAGATACGGCGTGTATTGCTCGACTCGCTCCTCGAAGTGGTGATACCCGGCGATCAACACCATCGTCAGCCCGACGATACCGACGATGACAGTGAGCGCATAGACGCTCATGAGTTCGAGACAGTAGGTGGAGCCAGTACAGAGGGCGATGATTTCGAACTCTTCCTCGTGGGCGAAGCCGAGTACGAACGCGAACCAGGCGATACCGAGTAGGCCCCGGTCAGCCGCCTGATGGCCGTGTCCGTGGTCGCCGTGATCGTGAGAAACATCGTCTCCGCTGTCGTGGTGGACGTGCTCGTCGTCGCCGTGTGAGTGGCCACTTCCGTGGGTGTGAGTGTGACCGTGTCTGTATTCTCGGATACCGAGTCCGAGCAAGAGGACGCCGGCAACGATACTGACCGGTCCGCCGATCTGTACACCAGCCACCGAGAGCGGTTCGTTCACTTGGGCGAGGTTGAAGTACGATTTCGCGTAGAAGAACACACCGACCATCGCCAGACTGCTCACGAGATGCCCGATGCCGATCAGCAGACTCGATGCGAGTCCATACACCCACTTGTTCGACTGATCGAGGGCATACCCGGCGGCGACTGGCCAGCCGTGGCCGGGTTCGATACCGTGG
The Halorhabdus rudnickae DNA segment above includes these coding regions:
- a CDS encoding DUF302 domain-containing protein; the encoded protein is MSYTITTTIDAQFDDVVAAVNTALQDEGFGVLSDIDVQTTLNQKLDVDVDRYRILGACNPSLAHDGLAEDPELGALLPCNVIVYETDGGDVVVSAVDPEQLVGIAENPDLDEIAGDVHDRFERVIATVSVEFGTTVESE
- a CDS encoding SHOCT domain-containing protein; this translates as MSSSNQLDTTTIVLLILGAIFVLPMLTMGAGLGGMMGHGGMMGGYGTTSGWGSLVGMLVQLAFLLVVLGGGYLLFRRMTESQSSRDPAMEELRAAYARGDLTDDEFEERRTRLERSE
- a CDS encoding winged helix-turn-helix domain-containing protein: MSSKNGHQLTDIAVRDTRVSDAIDEPMRAMILDILGEEALTAGDVHERLADRGIDRTENTVRHHINELRDAGLVDVVRFEEGRGGTTKYYGANTIVLSYSLPDSADPAVADMIDAIEPQVADALATLTGQFDDEIDEIVADMQPCEHCRNQKYETYVLLTVLRLAFVRSYQDIE
- a CDS encoding heavy-metal-associated domain-containing protein, with product MSETTQLRVLDFDCPSCASTVERALSNQQGVETVEVHYTTGRVEIEYDDSVADPATFDQTIENQGYTPQPA
- a CDS encoding heavy metal translocating P-type ATPase encodes the protein MDTQTINQYYRKHRKAIIVVVSGLLYAGGWSIGYVADLNTLSAATLILAAIVGGYDIAKTAYHEVKSRTLGIKTLVTLAAVGAIAIGSYWEAAAVVFLFALGSYLEGRTMRKTRNALEELLEMTPDTATVRRDGEQKEVPAREVETGEIVIVKPGEKIPVDGDVVEGESAVNQAPVTGESAPVHKADGDEVYAGTINQEGALEVETTGSGTDTTLQRIIRRVEEAQEAQSPTESIIDRFAKYYTPGVIALSIGTYAVTQNAILSLTLLVIGCPGALVIGPPVSIVSAIGNAARNGVLMKGGEHLERAGKIDLVAFDKTGTLTKGETTVADVEGFGVTDDEALELAAIAEKKSEHHLADAIVAAAQDRSTTATDGGVAVSVDQRESSVSAGSIADPDDFEVVAGKGVIAHHGSREIVVGNRKLLDERGIDVPDEVAEYVREREERGETVVHVVRAVGATDGSETADRASGERERAESADGTVVGAIAMRDELREAAPGVIDQLQDAGIETVMLTGDNERVAAAVADEVGIDDYRAELLPEDKQTVIEEYRDEGHVVAMVGDGINDAPSLATADVGIAMGAAGTDTAIETADMALMADDLERIPYAVTLSKATRWNIYENVGLAVLTVTVLLAGVLTSYVTLALGMLVHEASVLAVIGNGMRLLRH
- a CDS encoding DUF411 domain-containing protein, giving the protein MTPQLTRRRFLATSGAVLTVGTTGCLGSPSGGNTGEMSLDEPLSVSEAQQYNSPSCSCCEQYASYLRDNVSGSVTDTVPDDITTVKRERGVPEALESCHTTIVGDYVVEGHVPAPAIATLLDESPSIDGIALPGMPAGSPGMGGEKTEPFVVRKFTDGDAGGTFTEI
- a CDS encoding PLP-dependent cysteine synthase family protein — protein: MTTHETSKASVLEAIGQTPLIELDASPDAVPVYTKVETFNPGGSVKDRIGKHIFETLLDRGEIDPGGTIVEPTAGNTGIGMAIAATRLDLDAVFVVPEGFSVEKERLMAALGAEIVHISSDGGMAAAADRAHEIAAERENAVVPQQFATPLNVDAHYETTGPEILDALDGEVGAIVVGVGSGGTLTGITRAVRERVPDVRVVAVEPEGSTFGSLLGAEREEGPYKIEGIGTHDPDVTDLLDPDEIDEFLRVGDRDAHAEVQRLAREEGHLVGSSSGAASVAARNVAEEIATGERDAPYDTVVTVFPDGGERYLSKNIYGSFEEWEGKA
- a CDS encoding cystathionine gamma-synthase, yielding MTDDEFERVNEDGASVDDFATRAIHAGWDPDPETGAIMPPVYASSTFAQDAPGEDRGYEYSRTGNPTRTALEDNLASLEGGEYGRAFASGMAAINTVLNLLESGDHVVVGRDVYGGTHRLFTQVYEDYDLEFSFVDATDLKAVEAAMTSATELVWIETPTNPLMQIVDIEAVADVAHDGDALLAVDNTFATPYLQRPLAHGADIVAHSLTKYLGGHSDVVGGALVTDDPDLDERLGFSQNSVGATPDPFACFLVLRGTKTLPVRMDRHSENARRLAAWLDDHPAVEGVHYPGLDSHPGHDIAAAQMDDFGGMLSVEFDATLEAVRTVVSETEVFTLAESLGGVESLIEHPATMTHAAVPAAERRETGITDGLVRLSVGLEGIDDLRTDLQRAIEAGIGG